A DNA window from Macadamia integrifolia cultivar HAES 741 chromosome 4, SCU_Mint_v3, whole genome shotgun sequence contains the following coding sequences:
- the LOC122076369 gene encoding uncharacterized protein LOC122076369, with the protein MAMNAQANTQGQGEGCGLQEKELRHVLSNLNSLKQLYGLIYVKENDPKKIGSENLDDKARILLKNLLDCATEQALQSHFKIISGQLGASIASKDLVRHGNQQTLENNVQIQDPGMSSHAITSDEDDQSQIKQTSPAIIGGDTGKLEFTATQSLNTWSCDRICRKCYRQRPDLAKVKKNSCYKQRLKGAHKIRVGSKTDCCIVVDEGDNEAEKLIDVSKELARAIQRIEAEINVDQTENPVGSANDTVRVGSMIRKDVATQTTEVESKTHKKKGPLPSQTGNAVGTSRRVSQSLPRQKISQASRKIREPALPDRLPSHASKAIPDTNELPSRMLSRINKGRMASPDPSNGGKSIQVKNELPSRLMSQNGKKPIQEMLDSSNQKARKPKEAYNDSSGRSKPSKSLLVVGPTLMRNESLNPHPRNGKSMIRTRNLSHQITKRPSFRDPTAVSTRSRDPSYQAWGGTRKESTLKSTPLPHQRKAKVIIAPEDSDSCSTWTSQDTYSDETEDPPIYHETESTSSQNSYTSEESLTYQPGGSTSRQMVDPTSKSRMYIPHDHISPPGHKGNPKAIGRWRKLKDKLIIFHHHHHHHHNHDEDYDNGDEIQVRRAAPNHVCNQSVKKHLRQILHRPSKEDNRKLMAEIYGERVAVRTPRQHKQGYFHALMSRLLRHVWQSKKSKASLRGIKRLGKVPKYGKVAKKRHWWRKFRKRGVKLANSVKPRVNLGFKTKRPYLRAG; encoded by the exons ATGGCCATGAATGCTCAAGCCAACACCCAGGGACAAGGAGAAG GGTGTGGATTGCAAGAGAAAGAGCTTAGGCATGTGCTGTCGAATTTGAATTCCTTGAAGCAATTATATGGCCTCATTTATGTCAAGGAAAATGATCCTAAAAAGATAGGTTCCGAAAAT TTGGATGATAAAGCAAGAATTTTACTGAAGAATCTGTTGGATTGTGCAACTGAACAAGCTTTGCAGTCTCATTTTAAG ATTATTTCAGGGCAGCTTGGTGCATCCATAGCCTCCAAGGACTTGGTGAGACATGGTAACCAACAAACTCTTGAGAACAACGTCCAAATTCAGGACCCGGGAATGAGTTCCCACGCTATCACTTCAGATGAAGATGATCAGTCACAGATTAAGCAAACATCTCCGGCAATCATTGGAGGTGATACTGGAAAACTTGAATTTACTGCTACTCAATCCCTAAACACATGGAGTTGTGATCGGATTTGCCGGAAATGTTACCGGCAGCGTCCAGATTTGGCCAAAGTGAAAAAGAATAGCTGTTACAAGCAAAGGCTAAAAGGAGCCCATAAAATTCGGGTCGGGTCAAAAACCGATTGTTGCATTGTTGTAGATGAGGGTGACAATGAAGCTGAGAAGCTGATTGATGTGTCTAAAGAACTTGCACGAGCAATTCAGCGAATTGAAGCTGAGATCAATGTGGATCAAACCGAAAATCCAGTTGGTTCGGCTAATGATACGGTTCGGGTTGGGTCAATGATCCGGAAGGACGTGGCCACTCAGACAACTGAGGTAGAGAGTAAGACTCATAAGAAGAAAGGTCCGTTGCCGAGTCAGACTGGCAATGCGGTTGGGACGAGTCGAAGAGTGAGCCAAAGTTTGCCGAGGCAGAAAATAAGTCAAGCAAGTAGGAAGATCAGAGAACCTGCTTTGCCTGATCGGTTACCGAGTCATGCTTCAAAGGCCATTCCAGACACAAATGAGTTGCCGAGTCGGATGCTGAGCCGGATCAATAAGGGAAGAATGGCAAGCCCTGATCCAAGCAACGGTGGCAAGTCCATTCAAGTGAAAAATGAGTTACCGAGTCGATTGATGAGTCAGAATGGCAAGAAACCGATTCAAGAGATGCTTGACTCGTCGAATCAGAAGGCTAGGAAACCCAAAGAAGCTTATAATGACAGCAGTGGAAGATCTAAACCGTCAAAATCTCTTCTGGTTGTGGGACCCACACTTATGAGGAACGAGTCATTGAACCCTCATCCGAGGAATGGCAAGAGTATGATAAGGACAAGGAATCTGTCACATCAAATCACGAAAAGACCAAGTTTTCGTGATCCTACGGCAGTTAGTACAAGATCTAGAGATCCATCTTACCAGGCATGGGGTGGGACCCGTAAAGAGAGTACTCTGAAGAGTACACCTTTGCCACATCAGCGAAAGGCCAAAGTGATCATAGCGCCGGAGGATTCGGATTCCTGCTCTACGTGGACAAGTCAAGATACTTACTCTGATGAAACTGAGGATCCACCGATCTATCATGAAACGGAATCCACATCGAGTCAAAATTCTTACACTAGTGAGGAATCACTGACCTATCAACCAGGGGGATCCACATCAAGGCAGATGGTGGATCCCACTTCAAAGAGTAGAATGTATATACCCCATGATCACATCAGCCCGCCAGGTCATAAGGGCAATCCAAAGGCTATTGGTCGGTGGAGGAAATTAAAGGATAAGCTTATTATcttccaccatcatcatcaccatcaccataaTCATGATGAAGATTATGATAATGGTGATGAGATTCAAGTAAGACGTGCAGCACCGAATCATGTCTGTAACCAATCCGTTAAGAAGCACTTGCGTCAAATCCTTCACCGTCCAAGCAAAGAAGACAATAGAAAGTTGATGGCTGAGATTTACGGAGAAAGAGTGGCTGTAAGGACGCCACGTCAGCACAAACAAGGGTACTTCCATGCCCTCATGAGTAGGTTATTGAGGCACGTTTGGCAGTCGAAGAAATCTAAGGCGTCGTTGAGGGGAATCAAACGACTGGGAAAGGTGCCCAAATATGGTAAGGTAGCCAAGAAGCGGCACTGGTGGCGGAAGTTTCGCAAACGTGGAGTGAAGCTGGCAAATAGTGTGAAGCCACGTGTCAATCTAGGGTTCAAAACAAAAAGACCCTATTTACGAGCAGGCTAA
- the LOC122076370 gene encoding RING-H2 finger protein ATL40-like, protein MDNTTSQSSTNDLIAATQYNMDVNIMRTALVLFLVVITVVVVLNLLHLYAKCALRCRARLHRRTTHLIDITFTADEHMNSHGEPPKHGLDSSIIAALPTFSYRSSDDRVDDDDETDAKECTVCLGTLENEEIVKVLPNCKHIYHVQCIDMWLNSNSTCPVCRTGAKPLEEIGDYHHHHQAPSSQQNETGIDGIVVGVALPEDSSNLPITPPRSDQIVQDIGGAPPVKEGESGLSSLRRILSRERSVRTNRHESGQSDAEEDLERQ, encoded by the coding sequence ATGGACAATACAACTTCCCAAAGCTCTACTAATGATCTGATCGCAGCAACCCAATATAACATGGACGTAAATATTATGCGCACTGCCCTCGTATTATTTTTGGTGGTGAttactgttgttgttgttcttaatcttcttcatctttacgCCAAGTGTGCTCTCCGTTGTCGAGCCAGGCTTCATCGTCGAACAACCCATCTTATCGACATTACATTCACCGCCGATGAACATATGAATTCGCACGGTGAACCACCTAAACATGGGCTTGATTCATCAATCATTGCGGCTCTACCAACGTTTTCATATAGAAGTAGTGATGATagagttgatgatgatgatgaaacaGATGCTAAAGAATGCACAGTTTGTTTGGGCAccttagaaaatgaagagattgtcaaggttcttcCAAATTGTAAGCACATTTATCATGTACAATGTATTGATATGTGGTTGAACTCGAATTCGACTTGCCCTGTTTGCCGCACAGGGGCTAAACCTTTGGAAGAAATAGGtgattatcatcatcatcatcaagcaCCATCTTCACAGCAAAATGAGACAGGTATTGATGGGATTGTTGTAGGAGTTGCTTTGCCGGAGGATTCATCTAACTTGCCCATTACACCACCAAGGTCAGATCAGATTGTACAAGATATTGGTGGTGCGCCACCGGTTAAGGAGGGTGAATCCGGACTGAGTTCCCTTCGGAGAATTCTTAGTCGGGAGAGATCAGTGAGGACAAATCGACACGAGTCTGGGCAATCTGATGCAGAGGAAGATCTTGAGAGGCAGTGA